The following coding sequences lie in one Apium graveolens cultivar Ventura chromosome 1, ASM990537v1, whole genome shotgun sequence genomic window:
- the LOC141724210 gene encoding uncharacterized protein LOC141724210, whose amino-acid sequence MRNVRIKPTFCDRRYRRRTFTIKCHNRTILTTVTSTPAVVRSWLHRVIISFSHHLNSRRLVVGLGVQWRENSSTAATLQLCVGRFCLILQLLYTPRIPLCLRRFLSNPSITFVGVWNSRDREMLSRSHHNIDVDNLIDVRRVAAEKRNVSVQVSMERLAEMILGMYGLDKPEEIGRSNWNVSLLSHKQVVYSCVDAFVSFCLGRDLDAWDWNRYRNTNQGAFAGHVCLITTAAPTVTEYSSDDEMAEVEDEDHQYHYDEDCGSYFI is encoded by the exons ATGCGTAACGTAAGAATCAAACCGACTTTCTGCGACCGCCGCTACCGCCGGCGCACCTTCACCATCAAATGCCACAACCGCACTATCCTCACCACAGTCACCTCCACTCCGGCCGTCGTCCGCTCCTGGCTCCACCGCGTCATCATCTCCTTCTCTCACCACCTCAACTCTCGCCGCCTCGTCGTCGGCCTCGGCGTCCAATGGCGCGAAAACTCCTCCACCGCCGCCACTCTCCAGCTCTGCGTCGGTCGCTTCTGCCTCATCCTCCAACTCCTCTACACTCCTCGTATCCCTCTCTGTCTCCGCCGCTTCTTATCCAATCCTTCCATCACTTTCGTCGGCGTCTGGAACAGCCGCGATCGCGAGATGCTTTCGCGATCGCATCACAATATCGACGTCGATAACCTCATCGATGTCCGCCGCGTGGCAGCTGAGAAGAGAAATGTGAGTGTTCAAGTCTCGATGGAGAGATTAGCGGAGATGATATTAGGAATGTACGGATTGGATAAGCCTGAAGAGATTGGGAGGAGTAATTGGAATGTGAGCTTGTTGAGTCATAAGCAAGTTGTGTATTCTTGTGTTGATGCTTTTGTTTCGTTTTGTTTAGGGAGAGATCTCGATGCTTGGGACTGGAATCGATATAG GAACACGAATCAAGGAGCATTTGCTGGCCACGTTTGTCTTATCACTACTGCTGCTCCCACGGTCACAGAGTATTCATCTGATGATGAGATGGCAGAAGTGGAGGATGAAGACCATCAGTATCACTATGATGAAGACTGTGGGTCTTACTTTATATAG
- the LOC141678254 gene encoding putative WRKY transcription factor 48 — MGNSTFFDEVGFSFASFSDGEKRFLDMLGSEDVYDQSTSIFDLFQLPSVEVQQQQQQHVSAVAETSEVVNDAETPNSSSICTSSNDAVKDDQQSKRSQVTGKNKKMLKSEKKKKITKKQREPRFAFMTKTDIDHLDDGYRWRKYGQKAVKNSPFPRSYYRCTSTSCGVLKRVERSSSDPSVVVTTYEGNHNHLCPVAHPSAIGISPDPYGFRGDALSTQQRLQQQNIQQLLLQHQSYTIRSTSFPNSRDTSYSNSSFDVPNHVSEETELSFSPSSLFRDQGLLEDMVSCQMQSEEKK; from the exons ATGGGGAATTCGACATTTTTCGACGAAGTAGGGTTTTCGTTTGCGAGCTTTTCGGACGGCGAGAAGAGATTTTTGGACATGCTGGGGAGCGAAGATGTGTATGATCAGTCTACTTCTATATTTGATTTGTTTCAGCTTCCTTCCGTGGAAgtgcagcagcagcaacaacagcatgTTTCCGCCGTAGCGGAAACAAGTGAAGTTGTTAACGATGCAGAGACACCCAACTCCTCGTCGATATGTACTTCGTCGAATGATGCAGTTAAGGATGATCAGCAGAGCAAGAGAAGTCAAGTAACTGGAAAGAACAAAAAAAT GCTAAAAtcggagaagaagaagaagatcaCAAAAAAGCAAAGAGAGCCGAGATTTGCGTTTATGACAAAGACAGATATTGATCATTTGGATGATGGATATAGATGGAGGAAATATGGCCAAAAAGCAGTCAAAAATAGTCCTTTTCCAAG GAGCTACTATCGTTGCACTAGTACATCCTGTGGTGTGTTGAAAAGAGTGGAAAGATCATCATCTGACCCTTCAGTTGTTGTTACTACATATGAAGGCAACCACAACCATTTGTGCCCAGTAGCACACCCTAGTGCTATCGGAATCTCACCAGACCCTTACGGTTTTCGCGGTGATGCTCTGAGCACTCAGCAACGCCTGCAGCAGCAGAATATTCAGCAACTACTTCTGCAGCATCAAAGTTACACTATTAGGTCAACATCTTTTCCGAACTCCAGGGACACTAGTTACAGTAACAGTTCCTTCGATGTTCCTAATCATGTTTCTGAAGAAACAGAATTGTCGTTTTCTCCTTCATCGTTGTTTCGAGATCAGGGGCTTCTCGAAGACATGGTGTCATGTCAAATGCAATCAGAGGAGAAGAAGTAA
- the LOC141678245 gene encoding peroxidase 40: MTMHLKIYLLIILFNLSLALATRNLTNKSSEACVGDGVTITLSFGVYKDSCPEAEAIVHSWVDKAMTDDPRIAASLLRLHFHDCIVNGCDASVLLDDTPNFVGEKTAAPNANSLRGFELIDAIKSEIESLCPGVVSCADILTIAARDSVVLSGGPGWQVETGRMDSLTASKTAANNNIPAPNSDVQTLASKFQAAGLDLNDMVTLSGAHTMGKARCTTFISRLNGSTESSSANGPDVNLDFISSLQQLCLAPEANAALAQLDLVTPSTFDNQYYVNLISGEGLLTSDQVLVTGDEQTHELVRLYADDQEIFFEEFRRSMIRMGRLQAAGNKGEIRKNCRAVN, from the exons ATGACTATGCATTTGAAAATATATTTGTTGATCATCCTATTCAACCTCTCGCTAGCATTGGCTACTAGAAACTTGACGAACAAATCGAGTGAAGCTTGTGTAGGTGATGGTGTCACTATTACGTTAAGCTTTGGGGTGTACAAGGATAGTTGCCCCGAGGCGGAAGCAATTGTGCATTCGTGGGTTGATAAGGCAATGACTGATGACCCTCGAATTGCAGCTTCGTTGCTTCGTCTGCATTTTCATGACTGCATTGTTAAT GGATGTGATGCATCCGTGCTATTGGATGACACACCTAACTTTGTTGGAGAGAAGACTGCAGCGCCAAATGCTAACTCATTAAGAGGATTTGAGCTAATTGATGCCATaaaatctgagatagaatcacTATGCCCTGGAGTTGTTTCCTGCGCTGACATTCTTACCATTGCAGCCAGAGACTCAGTAGTTCTG TCTGGTGGCCCTGGTTGGCAAGTTGAGACTGGTAGAATGGACAGTTTAACTGCTAGCAAAACTGCAGCAAACAATAACATTCCAGCCCCGAACTCCGATGTTCAGACACTTGCGTCCAAGTTTCAAGCTGCGGGGCTTGACCTCAATGACATGGTTACCCTTTCTG GAGCACACACAATGGGCAAAGCTAGGTGCACGACATTTATCTCGAGGCTAAATGGGAGTACTGAGAGTTCAAGTGCAAACGGTCCAGATGTTAACTTGGATTTCATTTCATCACTCCAGCAATTGTGCTTGGCACCCGAAGCAAATGCAGCTTTAGCGCAGCTAGACCTTGTCACACCATCAACATTCGATAATCAGTATTACGTTAATTTGATTTCTGGCGAAGGCTTGCTTACCTCTGACCAAGTGCTGGTGACTGGAGACGAGCAGACGCATGAACTAGTCAGGTTATATGCTGATGATCAAGAAATCTTTTTTGAGGAATTCAGAAGATCAATGATAAGAATGGGAAGACTACAAGCAGCTGGTAATAAAGGTGAAATTCGTAAGAACTGCAGAGCAGTTAACTGA